From one Microbulbifer sp. A4B17 genomic stretch:
- a CDS encoding LysR family transcriptional regulator codes for MDFKQVRYFLALADTRNFTRAAEKCHVSQPALTQGIKKLEAELGGILVHREGRHVEMTELGRSLRSSFEQIDRTRQLVNMTARAITSGEASELNIGAMCTIGPKALSGMLNQFHRSNPGISIVIHDVTPPAAEELLLTGNLDAIFCFPQTVMHPRIQYLQLFEEPMVVACPSNHELLKNDSISISDLTNQQYIERLHCELRQRGQIFNKEQELALDIIFRSEREDWIQCLIREGVGVSVIPLHSLIKPDLDYRPLADPPLSRKVGLATINNVIAPPALNKFVGAAASFDWNSLEQKKPSIIADEII; via the coding sequence ATGGATTTTAAACAAGTTAGATATTTCCTTGCACTGGCAGACACCAGAAATTTTACTCGCGCAGCTGAAAAGTGCCATGTGTCGCAACCTGCATTAACACAAGGCATCAAAAAACTGGAAGCAGAACTTGGCGGGATCCTGGTACATCGTGAAGGTCGCCACGTAGAAATGACAGAGCTGGGGCGTAGTTTGCGCAGTAGCTTCGAACAAATTGACCGTACACGCCAGCTGGTGAACATGACAGCACGCGCTATCACCTCTGGAGAAGCTAGCGAGCTAAATATTGGCGCCATGTGTACTATAGGCCCGAAAGCACTATCCGGGATGCTGAATCAGTTTCACAGGAGCAATCCCGGAATATCTATTGTAATTCACGATGTAACACCACCTGCCGCCGAAGAACTCTTATTAACAGGGAACCTTGATGCCATTTTTTGTTTTCCTCAGACTGTAATGCATCCGAGGATTCAGTACTTGCAATTGTTTGAGGAGCCGATGGTTGTAGCTTGCCCGTCCAACCATGAACTACTAAAGAATGACTCTATCTCTATTTCTGATCTCACAAATCAGCAATATATTGAGCGCTTACACTGTGAGCTAAGACAGAGAGGGCAAATATTCAATAAAGAACAGGAGCTAGCTCTCGATATCATATTTCGTAGCGAGCGTGAAGATTGGATTCAGTGCTTAATTAGGGAAGGTGTGGGAGTTAGTGTGATCCCCCTACACTCCCTAATAAAGCCAGACCTTGATTATCGCCCCTTAGCAGACCCACCCTTGTCACGCAAAGTAGGACTAGCCACAATCAATAATGTTATCGCACCGCCGGCATTGAACAAATTTGTAGGTGCCGCGGCCAGCTTTGACTGGAACTCTTTAGAACAAAAGAAACCCAGTATAATAGCTGATGAAATAATTTGA
- a CDS encoding cytochrome P460 family protein: MRNSGKIIIGTLSAIVFHYTAATLASENYKSAPSKFAASYEHIDIEPKWIGDNKLELVQPKSFRRWVFIGSPITPNGLNGGGASFPEYHNVYVQPKAFEYYRKHSKWPEGTIMLKELQLTGGKVTEPDGSRYESSGRGYFPGPVNGMDVSVKDSTRFQESNGWGYFNFGHHAPPYAASTKVMDIASCAGCHMANASEDMVFMDLYRPLVTPLELPEIR, from the coding sequence ATGAGAAATTCTGGGAAAATTATTATAGGTACTCTGTCTGCGATAGTATTTCATTATACTGCAGCAACCCTTGCGAGTGAAAACTATAAAAGTGCCCCGTCGAAATTTGCAGCCAGCTATGAACATATTGACATTGAGCCTAAGTGGATCGGTGATAATAAACTGGAGTTAGTGCAGCCAAAGAGCTTTCGGCGTTGGGTATTTATTGGTTCTCCAATAACTCCAAACGGGCTTAATGGAGGGGGTGCCAGTTTTCCTGAGTATCACAATGTTTATGTTCAACCTAAGGCTTTTGAGTATTACCGGAAGCATAGTAAATGGCCGGAAGGAACCATTATGTTGAAGGAATTGCAGCTTACCGGGGGTAAGGTAACCGAACCGGATGGTTCACGCTATGAATCTTCGGGGCGAGGGTATTTCCCCGGGCCGGTTAATGGAATGGATGTTTCGGTTAAAGATTCTACGCGATTCCAAGAGTCGAATGGTTGGGGGTATTTTAATTTTGGTCATCATGCACCTCCATATGCCGCTAGTACAAAAGTAATGGATATCGCTAGCTGTGCAGGCTGCCATATGGCTAATGCGTCAGAAGATATGGTGTTTATGGATCTTTATAGACCTTTGGTTACTCCACTAGAGTTGCCGGAAATAAGGTAA
- a CDS encoding S8 family serine peptidase — MTESRQEKAAGEPSVEVAEKVELLISPRRSLMAKSIGVQPLSAGSMHNVITTIARQAGCEVLREIRPGRKLKTLSSADEATSIYKVRMDVDAAAALYQTTPPNVAVELDSLLSYGQASYSPTFSAVFAQQPGLLREYHVQAQQVHFRVIGAKGEPIRDAQIIIESAGFPQEGVTNNKGEVALNIFAQSGGAQVKSLLIRPAKDFWNKYIRCPSLSLSGVNLVKLQPLSEAIPNFPNDASYGWGQKYMGLDQLPDEYTGKGIKIAIIDSGADNKHPILGHLKNGIDVTNNYDTESWAQDIVGHGTHCAGIITGQPPGSEAIRGFAPEAEIYIFKVFPGGQFSSLIDALSHCIEIGVDVVNMSLGSSESSEAVEQQIEEAVQHGIACIVAAGNNGGAVQYPARSPNTMAVSAFGMLNEFPKDSWEAQTVIPSTATADGLFIPTFSAFGQEISVAAPGVGIVSSVPDKGFDVQSGTSMAAPHITGMAALLLAHHPLFKGVFRQKDVSRVTGLFQLIRSLAAPMPLGAERVGAGVPKLFGVGSAFESAKEHARAGGVHATTTQGPPPATPYSGFTMSPLHGFPPQTSPNWQGQFVQGGYYPSDLAAVSPQQSVMGSFPDGFALSAYGMQFVDPRAIRYW, encoded by the coding sequence ATGACTGAATCCCGACAAGAAAAGGCCGCAGGAGAACCTTCGGTCGAGGTTGCAGAAAAAGTCGAGTTGCTTATTTCGCCTCGCCGTAGCCTTATGGCCAAGTCCATAGGCGTGCAGCCATTGAGCGCGGGCTCAATGCACAACGTGATCACCACCATTGCAAGACAAGCCGGCTGTGAAGTGCTTCGCGAAATACGCCCAGGTAGAAAGCTGAAAACACTCTCATCAGCAGATGAGGCGACCAGTATTTATAAAGTTCGTATGGATGTGGATGCTGCCGCAGCTCTCTACCAAACGACACCTCCAAATGTGGCTGTCGAACTTGACTCCCTACTCTCCTACGGGCAGGCAAGTTACTCCCCGACCTTTTCCGCCGTTTTTGCACAACAGCCAGGTCTACTGCGTGAGTACCATGTCCAAGCTCAGCAGGTACACTTCCGCGTTATCGGTGCAAAAGGCGAACCGATACGCGACGCACAAATAATTATTGAAAGCGCTGGATTTCCTCAAGAAGGCGTTACCAATAATAAAGGGGAAGTAGCCCTCAATATTTTTGCGCAAAGTGGCGGCGCTCAGGTGAAATCACTTCTGATCCGCCCAGCCAAAGATTTCTGGAACAAATATATTCGCTGCCCATCTCTATCCCTTTCGGGTGTTAACCTGGTGAAGCTCCAGCCCCTAAGTGAGGCAATACCCAACTTCCCCAATGATGCATCATATGGCTGGGGACAAAAGTACATGGGCCTGGACCAGCTGCCCGATGAATATACCGGCAAAGGCATCAAGATCGCGATCATTGACTCCGGCGCGGACAACAAGCACCCGATATTGGGCCACTTAAAAAATGGTATCGATGTAACCAACAACTACGATACCGAGAGCTGGGCTCAAGATATCGTCGGCCACGGCACCCACTGCGCAGGAATCATTACCGGGCAACCCCCAGGATCCGAAGCCATCCGAGGTTTCGCCCCGGAAGCTGAAATTTACATTTTTAAAGTTTTCCCTGGAGGGCAATTTAGCAGCCTGATCGATGCTCTCTCGCACTGCATTGAAATCGGCGTCGATGTGGTGAACATGAGCCTCGGCAGCTCTGAATCATCAGAAGCAGTTGAGCAGCAAATCGAGGAAGCTGTACAACATGGCATAGCTTGTATAGTCGCTGCAGGTAATAATGGCGGCGCAGTTCAATACCCCGCCAGATCACCCAATACCATGGCCGTGAGTGCCTTCGGAATGCTGAATGAATTCCCCAAGGACTCCTGGGAAGCGCAAACAGTCATCCCCTCAACAGCCACAGCAGACGGTCTGTTTATTCCGACATTCAGCGCTTTTGGACAGGAAATATCCGTCGCCGCACCCGGGGTAGGCATAGTCTCATCTGTCCCAGACAAAGGATTTGATGTGCAATCGGGCACATCAATGGCTGCGCCACACATTACCGGTATGGCTGCTCTTTTACTCGCTCATCATCCTTTATTTAAAGGTGTATTTAGACAAAAGGATGTATCTCGGGTGACCGGCCTATTCCAGCTTATCCGCTCCCTGGCCGCGCCAATGCCGCTAGGCGCAGAGAGAGTGGGTGCCGGTGTTCCCAAGCTGTTCGGGGTCGGGTCAGCTTTTGAGTCCGCGAAAGAACATGCCCGGGCCGGTGGTGTCCACGCCACTACGACACAGGGACCACCCCCTGCAACCCCCTACTCTGGCTTTACCATGAGTCCCCTACATGGCTTCCCGCCTCAGACATCGCCCAATTGGCAGGGGCAATTTGTGCAGGGGGGTTACTACCCATCGGACCTGGCTGCAGTTAGCCCGCAGCAATCGGTAATGGGCAGTTTTCCAGACGGATTCGCACTGAGCGCCTATGGCATGCAGTTCGTTGATCCCCGTGCGATCCGATATTGGTAA
- a CDS encoding terminase small subunit protein: MARPTLYSKEIAVSICTLLAEGLSLREVRTYEGMPDKSTVIRWLATNSEFCDQYAQAKEVSTFVMAEELLEIADDSSNDYMDRQARDCSVEEVLNPENIQRSRLRVDTRKWLMEKLKPKKCGQKLDIDQKTEHSGGISMTIDQANAILQEHGIDPSGEDTTGSSPADGQGT, from the coding sequence ATGGCAAGGCCAACTCTGTATTCCAAAGAGATTGCAGTATCTATCTGCACTTTGCTCGCTGAAGGGCTGAGTTTACGTGAAGTGCGCACGTATGAAGGTATGCCTGATAAGTCCACAGTTATACGCTGGCTGGCCACTAACTCAGAGTTTTGCGACCAGTACGCACAGGCGAAAGAGGTCTCAACTTTTGTCATGGCTGAAGAGCTACTGGAGATAGCCGACGATAGCTCCAATGACTACATGGATCGACAGGCAAGAGACTGTTCAGTAGAGGAGGTGCTTAACCCCGAGAACATCCAGCGTTCTCGACTTCGAGTTGATACACGCAAGTGGCTAATGGAAAAGCTCAAGCCCAAGAAGTGCGGGCAGAAGCTCGACATTGACCAGAAGACTGAGCATAGCGGTGGTATCAGCATGACCATCGACCAAGCCAACGCAATTTTGCAGGAGCATGGAATTGACCCCAGCGGAGAAGATACGACTGGCTCAAGCCCTGCAGACGGTCAAGGAACATAA
- a CDS encoding 3TM-type holin, with amino-acid sequence MITAISNLFGKVIDKAFPDKTEANRLKAQVDSQLIAMDMAELQSATQVITAEASGESWLQRNWRPVTMLTFVGLIVAHWVGWTAENLSEDQTLALLEIVKIGLGGYVVGRSAEKAAKSWKQS; translated from the coding sequence ATGATTACAGCCATATCAAATCTATTCGGCAAGGTCATTGATAAGGCTTTCCCGGATAAGACAGAAGCCAACCGCTTAAAAGCTCAGGTTGATTCGCAGCTGATTGCGATGGATATGGCAGAACTGCAATCGGCCACCCAAGTAATCACAGCAGAGGCATCAGGGGAGTCATGGCTACAGAGAAATTGGCGGCCAGTAACAATGCTTACGTTCGTCGGGCTGATTGTTGCCCATTGGGTAGGGTGGACAGCCGAAAACCTAAGCGAGGACCAAACCCTGGCCCTGCTGGAGATAGTAAAAATCGGCCTCGGTGGTTATGTCGTGGGGCGCAGCGCTGAGAAAGCAGCTAAGTCTTGGAAGCAATCATGA
- a CDS encoding DUF5675 family protein has protein sequence MLTLTRFAYGSEATLGRLRVGDRTFYTVERPWLGNKPFESCIPEGVYRCDSYSSAKYPNVWELQEVPGRSKIIIHTANYASDVQGCIGIGSAQAPGGWWVVQSRKAMQELRDMLPPEFELSVTHYIPEYP, from the coding sequence ATGCTCACATTAACGCGATTTGCTTATGGCTCAGAAGCAACTCTGGGCCGGCTGCGTGTCGGTGATCGTACTTTCTATACCGTAGAACGCCCATGGCTGGGTAATAAGCCATTCGAGAGCTGTATACCGGAGGGGGTTTATCGGTGTGATTCGTACAGTTCTGCCAAATACCCCAACGTATGGGAGCTGCAGGAAGTTCCGGGCCGCTCAAAAATCATTATTCATACAGCTAACTATGCCTCTGATGTTCAAGGCTGTATTGGTATTGGCTCAGCTCAAGCCCCTGGCGGTTGGTGGGTAGTTCAATCACGTAAGGCCATGCAGGAGTTAAGGGACATGCTGCCGCCAGAGTTCGAATTAAGTGTCACCCACTACATACCGGAATACCCATGA
- a CDS encoding ABC transporter substrate-binding protein, with amino-acid sequence MRNKTLKLLVLFPLLLGLPLFANASELKVAIANDAPPYVADNAKSGLEVEIIQLALPGYSIKFLQMGWGEIQDAIKNGMADAETNVYDHGETGGHYFSNNYVGFVNYAISRKSEDIKIDNVNDLVGHHVIAWKGAHLDLGPEFERLFSPGGAGSKNYVEIQDSRDQVRDFWKNKDSIAIIDKNIFAHFSMNQGHSMDEVDTHKVFLPVSKFKMAFKDEKTRDEFNKGLTRLCSTGEYARLLRKYGIPEKANICK; translated from the coding sequence ATGCGAAACAAGACCTTAAAGCTGCTAGTCTTATTCCCATTACTGCTTGGGTTACCTTTATTCGCTAATGCGTCGGAATTAAAAGTTGCTATAGCTAATGATGCGCCTCCTTATGTTGCTGATAACGCAAAGAGCGGGCTCGAGGTCGAAATAATCCAGCTGGCATTGCCTGGATATTCAATAAAATTCTTACAAATGGGTTGGGGGGAGATTCAAGATGCTATTAAAAATGGCATGGCAGATGCGGAGACAAATGTGTATGACCATGGCGAGACGGGTGGCCATTATTTCTCAAATAACTATGTTGGATTTGTCAATTACGCAATTAGTCGAAAGAGTGAAGATATTAAAATAGATAATGTGAACGATCTTGTAGGGCACCATGTCATTGCCTGGAAAGGAGCTCACCTGGACCTAGGGCCAGAGTTTGAGCGCCTCTTCTCCCCTGGAGGAGCGGGTAGCAAGAATTATGTCGAGATACAAGATTCACGAGATCAGGTTCGGGATTTCTGGAAGAACAAAGATTCGATAGCCATTATCGATAAGAATATTTTTGCTCACTTCTCCATGAACCAGGGACACTCTATGGATGAGGTGGATACTCACAAGGTCTTTTTGCCAGTTTCTAAATTTAAAATGGCATTTAAAGATGAAAAGACCAGGGATGAGTTCAATAAAGGGCTGACTCGTCTTTGTTCTACAGGTGAATATGCAAGACTTCTTAGGAAGTATGGCATTCCGGAAAAGGCGAATATCTGCAAATGA
- a CDS encoding RidA family protein, whose amino-acid sequence MIWHSVLTLATDFLPLLPPPEIPIFGSSGAKIKRLAQGGFSAETKQTLDNIKQTLERYDYEMKDVVKCTVILTDIKSSPEFNNIYRKAFASPYPARTTFAVESLALDAQVEIECIAAK is encoded by the coding sequence ATGATTTGGCATAGTGTCTTAACACTAGCTACCGATTTTTTGCCACTTTTGCCACCTCCTGAAATTCCCATCTTCGGAAGTAGCGGAGCCAAAATTAAGCGGTTAGCCCAAGGGGGATTCTCTGCGGAGACCAAACAGACTCTAGACAATATAAAGCAAACTCTGGAGCGCTACGACTACGAAATGAAAGATGTTGTTAAATGCACGGTCATTTTAACAGATATCAAGAGTTCCCCTGAATTCAACAACATCTACCGGAAGGCTTTTGCCTCCCCCTACCCTGCAAGGACTACTTTTGCAGTGGAGTCCCTAGCGCTGGACGCCCAAGTTGAAATTGAGTGCATCGCTGCAAAGTAG
- a CDS encoding YopT-type cysteine protease domain-containing protein, producing the protein MFNPKLTETEFLLDQANYIQPGVHNDVRRGVCYALSYMWVRLGLQPGGHINMHLQAGLQQRYHKTGIGNALNRATPGMFLRAVGGSTTTFGQPIYTMQRAISAQQQIQGNVMGISSGLRTVCRADGYIEHCIARGHQLNPFEPFSTFLRWIRQGMARLNQGFALIGFLGPNSGHAIAIQVQNGNTWRLFDPNFGSFVFNGYNRFKAELHQLALIYVAMGTAGGSWMISTFR; encoded by the coding sequence ATGTTCAATCCGAAACTAACAGAAACAGAATTTCTATTGGATCAAGCAAATTACATCCAACCCGGTGTCCACAATGATGTAAGGCGCGGAGTTTGTTACGCATTATCCTACATGTGGGTGAGACTCGGCTTGCAACCCGGCGGCCATATAAATATGCACCTCCAGGCAGGACTGCAACAGCGTTACCACAAAACAGGAATTGGAAACGCCCTTAACAGAGCAACTCCAGGTATGTTTTTAAGGGCTGTTGGCGGGTCGACCACCACCTTTGGTCAGCCAATCTATACTATGCAAAGGGCGATTTCCGCGCAGCAGCAGATCCAGGGAAATGTGATGGGTATATCGTCAGGGTTAAGGACGGTTTGTCGGGCAGATGGGTATATCGAGCACTGTATCGCCCGTGGGCATCAGTTGAATCCATTTGAGCCTTTCTCCACATTTTTACGATGGATACGGCAGGGGATGGCGCGCCTTAATCAAGGCTTTGCATTGATAGGATTCCTGGGCCCCAACAGTGGTCATGCAATTGCAATTCAAGTACAGAATGGTAATACCTGGAGACTTTTTGACCCCAATTTTGGTTCCTTTGTATTTAACGGATACAACCGCTTTAAGGCCGAATTACATCAGCTGGCTTTGATATACGTGGCGATGGGCACTGCTGGTGGAAGCTGGATGATTTCAACTTTTAGATAA
- a CDS encoding dipeptidase yields the protein MSKWLILLTTVVVILFASWRWLLLPAIEKSMNKVEPGKITALSPEGKALHQTLLVGDLHADSFLWARDLRKRADYGHLDLPRAREGNLGIQVFTSVTKSPRGLNYKKNSSKAGDNITLLAIAQAWPVRTWRSLYERALYHAERVKALQASAPDEVRIVKSAADLREVLVERERGGEVLAALLGTEGAHPLEGNIENIGHLYDAGFRVMGLQHFFDNELGGSLHGESGRGLSAFGREAVQEMERRSIIIDVAHSSEQVVREVLDIVERPVIVSHTGLQGACKSPRNISDEVMKEIANKGGLIGIGFWPGAVCDTSPESIVKSIRYAIDILGVDHVALGSDYDGSVTVAFDVSELGVLTDEMLRQGFTEEEIRKVMGENLRDFFLTQLPS from the coding sequence ATGAGTAAATGGCTGATTCTTCTGACAACAGTAGTAGTGATATTGTTCGCCAGCTGGAGATGGCTTTTACTCCCGGCTATTGAAAAATCGATGAACAAAGTTGAGCCGGGTAAAATTACAGCGCTGTCACCTGAAGGTAAAGCATTGCACCAAACCTTATTGGTAGGTGACTTACACGCAGATAGTTTCCTATGGGCTAGAGATCTGCGAAAACGAGCCGACTATGGCCATTTGGACCTTCCTCGAGCTCGAGAAGGCAATCTGGGCATTCAGGTTTTCACATCAGTTACCAAGTCTCCGCGGGGTTTAAATTACAAAAAAAACTCTAGTAAAGCGGGTGACAACATAACTTTGCTAGCAATCGCACAAGCATGGCCAGTAAGAACTTGGCGCAGTCTGTATGAGCGGGCGCTTTATCACGCCGAGCGTGTTAAAGCCCTGCAGGCCTCCGCGCCAGATGAAGTCCGTATCGTCAAAAGTGCAGCAGATTTGCGAGAGGTGCTTGTGGAAAGGGAGCGGGGCGGAGAGGTTTTGGCCGCATTGCTGGGTACTGAAGGCGCTCACCCCCTGGAAGGGAATATTGAAAATATAGGCCATCTTTATGATGCCGGTTTCCGGGTGATGGGGTTACAACATTTTTTCGACAATGAGCTGGGGGGCTCTCTGCATGGAGAAAGCGGGCGAGGCTTGAGTGCATTTGGCCGAGAGGCAGTGCAAGAAATGGAAAGGCGCTCCATTATAATTGATGTCGCTCACTCCTCCGAACAGGTAGTACGTGAAGTATTGGATATTGTCGAGCGTCCAGTAATTGTTTCTCACACAGGACTTCAGGGGGCATGCAAATCGCCTCGGAATATCAGTGACGAGGTAATGAAGGAGATAGCTAATAAGGGAGGTTTAATCGGGATTGGTTTCTGGCCCGGTGCTGTCTGCGATACAAGCCCTGAGAGTATTGTTAAATCCATTCGTTATGCCATTGATATACTGGGCGTGGATCATGTCGCACTGGGTTCGGACTATGATGGCAGTGTGACAGTGGCATTTGACGTGAGTGAGCTGGGGGTGCTTACCGATGAAATGCTTCGCCAGGGATTTACTGAAGAAGAGATCCGCAAAGTGATGGGGGAGAACCTGAGAGATTTCTTTCTTACTCAACTTCCCAGTTGA
- a CDS encoding LEA type 2 family protein yields the protein MQQQYAAYPAPTKIEKNQGQAVIKLLRLNLLVLLALFIGGCAVLSPNFQKPEVEIVGLEPLPPAAGSDLRFRIHLRIFNPNNQELPLTGLYYKLSLAGHKVMTGTSNNLLPIAPYGQDDISVDATASWMGSLFAVAELAHRGQRSVPYELQAKIGLSTSIVPSITVQRSGEVRLDQDLNLYH from the coding sequence ATGCAACAACAATATGCTGCCTACCCCGCGCCCACTAAAATAGAAAAAAACCAAGGACAAGCAGTGATCAAGCTTTTGCGACTGAACTTATTAGTATTGTTAGCTCTATTTATAGGCGGTTGTGCCGTTCTATCTCCCAACTTTCAAAAGCCTGAGGTTGAGATTGTCGGGCTGGAGCCGCTTCCTCCTGCAGCCGGCAGCGACCTCCGCTTTAGAATCCACTTGCGTATCTTTAACCCAAACAACCAGGAGCTTCCTCTAACCGGGCTCTACTACAAGCTCAGTCTTGCCGGCCATAAAGTGATGACGGGAACCTCAAATAACCTGTTGCCGATTGCCCCTTATGGCCAGGATGACATCTCCGTAGATGCTACTGCCAGTTGGATGGGCTCTCTGTTCGCTGTAGCAGAGTTAGCTCATAGAGGACAGCGATCGGTACCCTATGAACTTCAAGCAAAGATTGGCTTGAGTACATCTATAGTACCCTCTATTACAGTGCAACGCAGTGGTGAAGTCCGGCTGGATCAGGACCTGAACCTCTACCACTAG
- a CDS encoding sulfatase-like hydrolase/transferase, giving the protein MPVKSHLIMIWLLCITLNVEGQVVHDAEFYILKMQNGDRWDQEDAEVEQRLQQLRQKYGQPPNIVFLLWDDTAFGAVGFPALQKNFGYSTPNLNQMAAEGINFTRMYTEPSCTPTRAAVLTGRLPVRYGMGEVGMPHEFSGLRAEEVTIAEVLSQAGYATGFFGKGHLGDIEESYLHNQGFDEALFTPMNQITSLYNPQANVANGVLGMFPEIYPPDPYQLDSPGLIPAGWVMNIEGKKGQPGREWCGTSNECFAKFDPEAEKRTLAFIRRSAEQKKPFFVAYWPNLLNFMAMYNPKRSVAGLMVADAFPAMDDFVGALMQELKSLGLAENTLFVAMADNGPMVHSPPAGWGMLPMLYRGGKGDFTEGGVRVPAFAWWPGTIEGGQTVGDIIHVTDLYTTFARLGRATDAIPTDRVVDGLDQAALFLNGDTHGRRDYVFIYTGKELGATVKGRYKRHWLGAGEVAASGMPEAYYDLYMDPREESPQLVPLIHTQGQFNHMVARHRLFKRKYPDVASGKGIPYTGLANARPETQAIGERVRAVISEMPFTVEDYLEYQIPGADKVGDWGH; this is encoded by the coding sequence ATGCCCGTCAAAAGCCACCTGATTATGATCTGGCTGCTTTGCATCACTCTCAATGTCGAGGGGCAAGTTGTACACGATGCCGAGTTTTATATTCTCAAGATGCAAAACGGCGATCGTTGGGATCAAGAGGATGCGGAAGTTGAGCAACGCTTACAGCAGTTGCGGCAGAAATATGGACAGCCTCCGAATATTGTATTCCTGCTTTGGGATGACACTGCATTTGGAGCTGTCGGCTTTCCTGCATTGCAAAAGAACTTTGGCTACTCAACGCCAAACTTAAACCAGATGGCGGCGGAAGGTATCAATTTTACCCGTATGTACACTGAGCCCTCCTGTACACCAACACGTGCAGCTGTACTCACCGGACGGCTACCGGTGCGCTATGGCATGGGTGAAGTAGGTATGCCCCATGAGTTTTCCGGCTTGCGTGCGGAAGAGGTCACCATTGCTGAGGTGCTTTCGCAAGCAGGTTATGCGACGGGCTTTTTCGGCAAGGGACACCTTGGAGATATCGAAGAGAGCTATTTGCATAATCAGGGTTTTGATGAGGCGCTGTTCACCCCGATGAACCAGATCACGTCCCTGTATAACCCTCAGGCAAATGTGGCCAATGGGGTGCTGGGTATGTTTCCAGAAATCTATCCACCTGATCCCTACCAGTTGGACAGCCCTGGTCTGATTCCCGCTGGCTGGGTAATGAATATTGAAGGGAAAAAGGGACAACCTGGGCGGGAATGGTGCGGAACATCCAATGAGTGCTTCGCTAAGTTTGATCCAGAAGCAGAAAAGAGAACGCTGGCGTTTATTCGCCGCAGTGCGGAGCAGAAGAAACCGTTTTTCGTTGCCTACTGGCCCAACCTCCTTAATTTCATGGCGATGTATAACCCCAAGCGGTCGGTGGCCGGGCTGATGGTTGCCGATGCTTTCCCGGCAATGGACGACTTTGTTGGGGCACTGATGCAAGAGCTGAAAAGCTTAGGGCTTGCTGAAAATACCTTGTTCGTTGCAATGGCGGATAACGGTCCTATGGTTCACAGTCCGCCGGCGGGGTGGGGTATGCTGCCCATGTTGTATCGGGGTGGCAAGGGGGATTTCACCGAGGGCGGCGTTCGAGTACCTGCTTTTGCCTGGTGGCCAGGAACTATTGAAGGGGGACAAACGGTAGGGGATATTATCCATGTCACTGATCTGTATACGACTTTTGCTCGCCTCGGTAGAGCAACTGATGCTATTCCCACGGATCGCGTCGTTGACGGCCTCGATCAGGCCGCTCTTTTTTTAAACGGCGATACCCATGGCCGTCGGGATTATGTATTTATTTATACCGGCAAGGAATTGGGTGCAACAGTAAAGGGGCGGTACAAGAGGCATTGGTTGGGAGCGGGGGAGGTGGCAGCGTCAGGAATGCCGGAGGCCTATTACGATCTGTATATGGACCCCAGGGAGGAGTCCCCGCAGTTGGTGCCGTTAATTCATACCCAGGGCCAGTTCAATCATATGGTGGCCCGCCATCGTTTGTTCAAACGTAAATACCCGGACGTAGCAAGCGGCAAAGGCATACCCTATACAGGATTGGCCAATGCGCGCCCTGAGACACAGGCTATTGGTGAACGCGTGCGCGCCGTCATCAGTGAGATGCCATTCACCGTTGAAGACTATCTTGAGTATCAGATCCCCGGTGCCGACAAGGTCGGCGACTGGGGACATTGA